One Coffea arabica cultivar ET-39 chromosome 5e, Coffea Arabica ET-39 HiFi, whole genome shotgun sequence DNA segment encodes these proteins:
- the LOC113705928 gene encoding uncharacterized protein gives MTCLTFFIPHLAQILVPVCIEGSWFVYSFGVSEKEVHVLDPDSSQAKSKDISVLNRLKRSLGLVVAAKFGKEIDFSSFGFSVADVPHHSPNKVCDSGVFVMTFLEHWSGRLAVRLTEENVGKYRVLYTARLCNSAENSKFPDSFANLQVPKRAQLNVGNA, from the exons ATGACCTGTCTGACCTTTTTCATACCTCATTTGGCGCAGATACTTGTGCCAGTATGCATAGAGGGGTCTTGGTTTGTCTACAGCTTCGGTGTCTCAGAGAAAGAAGTGCACGTGCTAGACCCTGATAGCAGTCAAGCAAAGAGCAAAGACATTAGTGTACTGAATCGACTG AAACGTTCACTGGGTTTGGTTGTGGCGGCAAAGTTTGGCAAGGAAATTGACTTCTCCAGTTTCGGATTTTCTGTTGCCGATGTCCCTCATCACTCACCCAACAAAGT GTGTGACAGTGGTGTTTTCGTTATGACATTCCTAGAGCATTGGAGCGGAAGGTTGGCTGTTCGGCTTACAGAG GAAAATGTTGGCAAGTATCGAGTGCTGTACACAGCTCGATTGTGTAACTCAGCGGAGAACTCAAAGTTTCCGGACAGCTTCGCAAACCTGCAAGTACCTAAACGGGCGCAGTTGAATGTTGGTAATGCCTGA
- the LOC140007102 gene encoding uncharacterized protein: protein MARTRAGSTLQEADREELAETSGGTEHGAAPTSSNRGRMGRKRSSKRNDRLGGEEELITAGTSEVAEPVPPLNPWMKFRKEYQHTVSAKGVKLTEYNDIVRAAYNKLSEEEMRKRKEEYLKEKEEYEKEMERLGKPILRKTRVQIKNQKYTIRCSPKQMSSLVSRIDETKKQQIRDIGFGGLLDIQCHWIPSGIATWLVDNFNPTLSSLNVGGDGVLPLTSKDISLILGIPNEGPVPVEDTDTTEVGGSGPSRRTYKWNELPNELVAMNAGEEFLRLFVAFCCGCLLAPTTRAEHKIKVWNCTQLVDRVARLNWAEYVRIVLCNKVLEVQKKSEKQHQYVGGCIFVLLIHYLDRVQILKHKVSRTTPRAKAWTDALISERDALEIKNLGAYGKGKLIGQYDPEDNEYDGQSTELPPDLVGMLMNSGHADIGAELNELYNIAVSSQRRILKIAEILSSQPRAKASTSGTEALDKGKKPVQEDYTMHKSPDTEEEPEFQSAEEGADDEDDDAEEIDAEGSDEDEHNAAQAEKDDANTRTNIEGIQDPELNEDVMDMENPIPTSSVVPDNSSRGLEQGTTMTTTAQGSIIQLQEQEQEQYRSNVIEPAEEGQCTVQPPLHASASTSHLLEQEMPRKLRSYGRKRKGGLDVEVKHKSTRATKKSTVLRSAEFILPAPVTVSLYEKNVAAYAWDLDQNPK from the exons ATGGCAAGAACGCGAGCAGGAAGCACACTTCAGGAAGCAGACAGAGAAGAACTCGCCGAAACAAGTGGTGGTACAGAACACGGTGCAGCACCCACTTCATCGAATAG GGGCAGGATGGGAAGGAAAAGAAGCAGTAAAAGGAATGATCGTTTAGGTGGGGAGGAAGAACTGATTACAGCGGGAACAAGCGAGGTCGCAGAACCAGTCCCACCATTGAATCCATGGATGAAGTTCAG GAAAGAGTATCAACACACGGTTTCGGCGAAGGGTGTTAAGCTGACCGAG TACAATGACATTGTCCGGGCAGCATATAATAAGTTGAGtgaggaagaaatgaggaagCGAAAGGAGGAAtatttgaaagagaaagaagagtatGAGAAAGAAATGGAACGTCTAGGAAAGCCGATATTGCGAAAAACACGGGTTCAAATCAAG AATCAGAAGTACACTATCCGATGCTCGCCAAAGCAGATGTCAAGTTTAGTTTCACGAATCGATGAAACTAAGAAGCAGCAGATTAGAGACATAGGATTTGGAGGGCTGCTAGACATACAGTGTCACTGGATTCCTAGTGGCATAGCTACCTGGCTTGTTGACAACTTTAATCCGACATTGAGCAGTTTAAATGTTGGTGGAGATGGTGTGCTACCTTTAACGTCAAAGGATATCAGTTTAATCCTGGGGATCCCGAACGAAGGTCCCGTTCCAGTTGAAGACACCGATACAACCGAGGTTGGGGGAAGTGGACCAAGTCGTAGGACATACAAATGGAATGAGCTCCCAAATGAGTTGGTAGCCATGAATGCAGGGGAAGAATTCTTAAGACTATTCGTGGCATTTTGTTGTGGATGTCTACTGGCTCCAACCACTAGAGCCGAGCACAAAATAAAGGTTTGGAACTGTACGCAATTGGTTGATAGGGTAGCCAGATTGAACTGGGCTGAGTATGTGAGGATCGTACTATGCAATAAGGTGCTAGAGgtgcaaaagaaaagtgaaaagcagCACCAATACGTTGGCGGTTGTATCTTCGTTCTGCTG ATTCATTATCTTGATCGGGTACAAATACTGAAGCATAAAGTGTCGAGGACTACTCCGCGAGCTAAGGCATGGACAGATGCTCTGATCTCTGAAAGGGATGCACTTGAGATTAAAAATCTTGGAGCTTATGGAAAAGGAAAACTG ATTGGACAATATGATCCGGAAGATAATGAATATGATGGGCAGAGTACTGAACTACCCCCTGATTTGGTAGGAATGCTGATGAACAGCGGGCACGCCGATATCGGT GCTGAGCTAAATGAGCTGTATAACATTGCTGTTAGTAGCCAACGAAGGATATTGAAGATTGCAGAAATCCTCTCCTCTCAGCCGAGAGCAAAAGCTTCCACTTCTGGGACTGAAGCATTGGACAAAGGAAAAAAACCTGTACAGGAGGACTATACAATGCACAAGAGTCCTGATACCGAAGAAGAGCCGGAATTTCAATCTGCCGAAGAAGGGGCAGACGACGAGGATGATGATGCTGAAGAAATTGATGCGGAAGGGTCTGATGAAGACGAGCATAATGCAGCGCAGGCCGAGAAAGACGATGCCAATACGAGGACAAATATTGAAGGTATCCAAGATCCAGAGCTGAATGAAGATGTAATGGACATGGAGAATCCAATTCCTACCTCTTCAGTCGTACCCGATAACAGCAGTCGCGGATTGGAACAAGGGACCACCATGACAACAACTGCGCAAGGAAGCATTATACAGCTTCAAGAGCAAGAGCAGGAGCAATACAGGTCAAACGTCATAGAACCTGCCGAAGAGGGTCAATGTACGGTGCAACCACCTTTGCACGCCAGTGCATCGACGTCACATCTGCTTGAGCAAGAAATGCCACGAAAGTTGCGATCATATGGTCGAAAGCGGAAAG GAGGCCTTGACGTTGAGGTGAAGCACAAGTCTACACGTGCAACAAAGAAGAGCACTGTTCTGCGGTCAGCAGAGTTCATTCTACCAGCACCTGTGACAGTTAGCCTATACGAAAAAAATGTTGCTGCATATGCATGGGATCTGGACCAAAATCCCAAGTAA
- the LOC113743461 gene encoding peptide methionine sulfoxide reductase B1, chloroplastic — protein MTLSAMASHSITSSLTWLINFSTKSHFTIDHRTQFCTAVGTLKRPRNRNSFKIRAMGSSPSSPKPDSAQATSNVDYSSLSEEEWKKQLTEEQFHITRQKGTERAFTGEYWNTKTPGTYNCICCETPLFESSTKFDSGTGWPSYYKPIGNNVKSKLDLSIIFMPRQEVLCAVCDAHLGHVFDDGPPPTGNRYCINSASLKLKPSKGPR, from the exons atgaCCTTGTCAGCAATGGCTTCTCATAGCATAACAAGCAGCTTGACCTGGTTAATTAACTTTTCAACAAAATCCCATTTCACTATTGATCATAGAACCCAGTTTTGCACAGCTGTTGGGACTCTAAAGAGACCAAGAAACAGGAATTCCTTCAAAATTCGAGCTATGGGCTCCTCACCTTCTTCCCCTAAACCAGACAGCGCTCAAG CAACTAGTAATGTAGATTACAGTTCTTTAAGTGAAGAAGAATGGAAGAAGCAGCTGACAGAGGAGCAATTCCATATAACCAGGCAAAAGGGTACTGAAAGGGCTTTCACTGG GGAATACTGGAATACCAAAACCCCTGGAACTTACAACTGCATCTGTTGTGAGACTCCTCTTTTTGA ATCATCTACCAAATTTGACAGTGGAACTGGATGGCCATCTTATTATAAGCCGATTGGAAACAATGTAAAGTCGAAGTTGGACTTGTCCATCATTTTCATGCCCCGACAGGAAGTTCTGTGTGCAGTTTGTGATGCTCATCTTGGTCATGTGTTTGATGATGGCCCTCCACCTACAGGAAATCGGTATTGCATCAACAG TGCTTCTCTGAAGCTGAAACCAAGTAAAGGTCCACGTTAG